From the Spodoptera frugiperda isolate SF20-4 chromosome 16, AGI-APGP_CSIRO_Sfru_2.0, whole genome shotgun sequence genome, one window contains:
- the LOC118280607 gene encoding uncharacterized protein LOC118280607 isoform X3 produces the protein MDCEGILKAGSESQDSDEPAPPGISKADFNKSDIGIPTSSTPKPSTSTIGFKLVPSQKGVENAKKRLRAFSIQKKSPMAPVPVPKAISGGNTTVFIGKLSHVKTTPKVEKPDDAEQKKPPKPPKPGQARKTMQDSYTELQKRTLHEIEDMKRKMELVDLGIPLGLICPSATNDKAMPTKAMPPIKTFLARGSGARAAPQSTTRRLLCNSNCITEHCLFNYPSKLDEIIREAKKAKAEGREFKFDYQKILPDYDNPFQRKKDEIEKVRKISEDRDRDRDIRKKLDKERDKSRRKSDKYDKDSRRHSSHRRDDKDKRKDDKDKYRDRDRDRDKSREKTEEKREDKKDERKEDRKDEKKEKEQTPVAKKKSDKPSEKDPKETDVNLSEYLVCDSWSLDNEDRPNFSPKTDDKLKNIPIPKEVKPKETTEAKKDTTDSPKTTPAKKIEKLQPVIDSFKFEIDPNDDELLDMFDESSDIEKFATKTRKKDDSSMFDSPIDMKIFDFDQSKGSDVLTDDTFLESVINEIKQENMSDEDSQDKGLVEYDSPSKESQSPRVERISITPELDERMFVNLQSSRSDYSDGYRSTESGYKSTESGYKSSASSKGDSYRASVEKELVGNFNKFTVDSLETWSFVLKICQPLLFRHDNTKCFRYTRTMPKIWYSEKAKICPCVKDREIVYNELETCKMNLVDRVYGCDQIPEVELPKSRTWYPRFANCLSESNALTPIVPASDWEADDSQNETPLVKDKRRSSTPQRSEEVYLDREYQRYVSSRFMEAVWPDVAESKAGTPRSTTPVRQENRKKKVEDKEGEAEDKKKAKKMKLSSEGWSQESDIEEEVEKSKKIKDKKIRKRKHSSSLSESDEAGKKKKKSMKKKQKDSSKAKTKLAKRRRLSKKYLKKLKEKQKKKKKNESEDEDEEKENKKKEKKLKRKKLQKKKKAQKKKKAKAKSSSSSSSSTTSSSSSDTDSEAEKRKKKKKNAELKKKKRKQSSSESTQSEELFDVNILNNIKTERLTDDEKKQSLVFSPRRQKPREIINVKELQNDFVGNNIHIKKEVEETRQEVVKMADIELEEKEFATESDSVIEPVVPEVTEVHEIKEEISFQEIPLPAPKQTEKQHTDHIADTHTDTTIQTHKESQESQEPLQPHVDQPLLEESNLSQSSQESTTSKDIPYEKDDSHLRPSSQNSNYSFNDVINASQHYQKDEEDKFQEYEQGNYEMYEQLAMAYQSDVAKQSTPSTGEDPFFASQRIETVVRARSRGEIKCDWRAGDEPSTPVPNNNQRPSRWGLKPGQVNIVLTGGDDYPPRNEEPVYQIQTIANRSENNSSGSYDEAYEDMYGASDRLQYGDCFNTDIEPQPAEESNEPIKHKSSLDDRIDQALRTTVLGEVAKEAEEDGDKDGPEKGILVTKAENRGAKRVSFADGYKPGQDSDVEEPPVRKKKKPRRFGCAWPCPATHIDHVPLWDALPPPPPPPGSPPPNIRLAMQMMIQAPMLQQQNMMQPPMMQQTPNMMQQPPNMLQQPPNMLQQPPNMLQQPPQLLQQPPNMLQQPPQMLQQPPQLLQQPPQMLQQPGVKPMMSAPFPMPSKLDPSVSLPNFLPPEPPPSLLTFPITSIKTNIN, from the exons ATGGATTGCGAAGGGATATTAAAGGCTGGATCGGAGTCCCAGGACTCTGATGAGCCGGCACCGCCAGGTATTTCCAAGGCCGACTTTAATAAG TCTGACATTGGAATACCAACATCCTCAACTCCGAAACCAAGTACGAGTACCATCGGCTTCAAGCTTGTCCCGTCGCAGAAAGGAGTAGAGAATGCCAAGAAGAGATTGAGAGCATTCTCCATACAGAAGAAGAGTCCTATGGCACCTGTTCCTGTACCCAAAGCCATTAGCGGTGGAA ATACAACAGTGTTCATCGGTAAACTAAGTCATGTGAAGACTACTCCGAAGGTGGAGAAGCCTGATGATGCAGAACAGAAGAAGCCGCCAAAGCCTCCGAAACCTGGACAGGCTAGGAAAACTATGCAAG ATTCCTACACAGAACTCCAAAAGCGTACATTACATGAGATAGAAGATATGAAGCGTAAAATGGAACTCGTAGACTTGGGTATTCCTCTGGGTCTGATCTGCCCTAGTGCTACCAACGATAAGGCTATGCCTACCAAAGCTATGCCGCCTATCAAGACATTTTTGg CACGCGGTAGCGGCGCACGCGCAGCTCCCCAGTCGACGACGCGACGGTTGTTATGCAACAGTAACTGCATTACAGAACACTGCTTGTTTAact ATCCGTCTAAATTAGATGAAATTATTAGAGAAGCTAAAAAAGCCAAAGCTGAAGGCAGAGAGTTCAAATTTGATTACCAAAAGATATTACCAGATTACGACAACCCTTTCCAACGTAAAAAAGatgaaattgaaaaagttaGAAAGATAAGTGAAGATAgggatagagatagagatataAGGAAAAAGTTAGATAAGGAAAGAGATAAGAGTAGGAGAAAGAGTGATAAGTATGATAAAGATTCTAGAAGACATTCAAGTCATAGAAGAGATGATAAAGATAAGAGAAAAGATGACAAAGATAAATATAGAGATAgggatagagatagagataaaTCAAGAGAAAAAACTGAAGAAAAGAGAGAGGACAAGAAAGATGAAAGGAAAGAAGATAGGAAAGATGAGAAAAAAGAGAAAGAACAAACTCCAGTAGCTAAGAAGAAATCAGACAAACCTTCTGAAAAAGACCCAAAAGAAACTGATGTGAATCTGAGTGAATATCTGGTTTGTGATAGTTGGTCCTTAGACAACGAAGACAGGCCAAATTTCAGTCCAAAAACAGATGACAAACTCAAAAACATACCAATACCGAAAGAAGTAAAACCTAAAGAAACAACAGAAGCTAAAAAAGATACAACAGACAGTCCAAAAACGACTCCAGCTAAAAAAATCGAGAAGCTACAACCAGTAATCGATTCGTTTAAATTCGAAATCGATCCAAACGATGACGAGTTACTCGATATGTTCGATGAGAGTTCGGATATCGAGAAATTCGCAACAAAAACTCGTAAGAAGGATGATAGTAGTATGTTTGATTCTCCGATAGACATGAAGATATTTGATTTCGATCAGAGTAAAGGATCTGACGTGTTAACAGATGATACGTTTTTAGAATCAGTCATAAATGAGATTAAACAAGAGAATATGAGTGACGAAGACAGTCAGGACAAAGGTTTAGTAGAGTATGACTCTCCTTCGAAAGAGAGTCAGAGTCCTAGAGTAGAGAGAATCTCTATAACTCCAGAATTAGATGAGAGGATGTTTGTGAATCTCCAGTCTAGTAGGAGTGATTATTCCGACGGGTATCGGTCTACTGAAAGTGGGTATAAGTCTACTGAGTCTGGGTATAAGTCCAGTGCCAGTAGCAAAGGGGATAGCTACCGGGCGTCCGTTGAAAAAGAGTTAGTGGGCAACTTCAATAAGTTCACCGTTGATTCGCTGGAGACTTGGAGTTTTGTGCTGAAGATCTGTCAGCCGTTGCTGTTCAGACATGATAATACTAAGTGTTTTAG gTACACACGCACTATGCCCAAAATCTGGTATTCAGAGAAGGCCAAAATATGTCCGTGCGTGAAGGACCGTGAGATTGTCTACAACGAACTTGAGACGTGTAAGATGAATCTGGTCGACCGAGTCTATGGATGTGACca GATACCAGAAGTGGAGCTCCCCAAATCGAGGACTTGGTACCCACGTTTCGCGAACTGTCTCTCCGAATCCAATGCCCTCACTCCCATAGTCCCGGCGAGCGACTGGGAGGCAGACGACAGTCAGAACGAAACTCCTCTTGTCAAG GACAAGAGGAGGTCAAGCACTCCTCAACGAAGCGAGGAGGTATACCTGGATAGAGAGTATCAGAGGTATGTCAGCAGTAG GTTCATGGAAGCCGTATGGCCAGATGTAGCAGAGTCCAAAGCTGGTACTCCCAGAAGTACGACGCCAGTCAGACAGGAGAACAGAAAGAAGAAAGTGGAAGATAAAGAAGGCGAGGCAGAAGACAAGAAGAAAGCTAAGAAGATGAAGTTGAGTAGTGAAGGGTGGAGTCAGGAGTCGGATATTGAAGAGGAGGTGGAGAAAAG CAAAAAGATTAAAGATAAGAAAATACGCAAGAGGAAGCACTCGTCTTCACTGTCTGAGAGCGATGAGGCTGgcaagaagaaaaagaagtcTATGAAGAAGAAACAGAag GATAGCtcaaaagcaaaaacaaaattagcGAAACGTCGACGGCTaagtaagaaatatttaaagaagttgaaggaaaaacagaagaaaaagaagaagaatgaGTCAGAAGATGAGGACGAAGAAAAAG aaaacaaaaagaaagagAAGAAATTGAAAAGGAAGAAActacaaaagaaaaagaaagctCAAAAGAAGAAAAAGGCGAAAGCTAAGTCTTCTAGCAGTTCGTCATCCTCTACAACATCCAGTAGCTCTTCAGACACCGACTCCGAAGCAGAGAagagaaagaagaaaaagaaaaatgcagAACTAAAAAAGAAGAAACGGAAACAGTCTTCTTCTGAGTCCACTCAAAGCGAAGAGTTATTCGACGTCAATATACTGAATAATATCAAAACGGAACGATTGACGGACGATGAGAAAAAACAATCGTTAGTCTTCTCCCCAAGAAGACAGAAACCGAGAGAGATAATCAACGTGAAAGAATTACAAAATGATTTTGTAGgtaacaatatacatattaaaaaagaagTAGAAGAGACTAGACAAGAGGTAGTTAAAATGGCGGACATAGAGTTGGAAGAGAAGGAGTTTGCGACGGAATCTGACTCGGTAATCGAACCCGTTGTACCTGAGGTCACTGAAGTACATGAGATTAAAGAGGAGATCTCTTTCCAG GAGATCCCGTTGCCCGCGCCAAAACAAACAGAGAAACAGCATACAGATCACATTGCCGACACACACACGGATACGACGATACAGACACataaa GAATCCCAAGAAAGCCAAGAACCGCTACAACCTCACGTGGACCAACCACTACTCGAAGAGTCCAACCTATCCCAATCCTCACAAGAGTCCACGACCAGCAAAGACATTCCTTACGAAAAGGACGACAGCCACCTTCGACCCTCATCACAGAACTCCAATTATAGCTTCAATGACGTCATCAACGCCAGTCAGCATTACCAGAAAGATGAGGAAGACAAATTCCAGGAGTATGAGCAAGGGAACTATGAGATGTATGAACAGCTCGCTATGGCTTACCAAAGTGATGTCGCTAAACAG TCGACACCATCAACCGGTGAGGATCCATTCTTCGCATCCCAGCGTATTGAGACAGTGGTACGGGCGCGGTCGCGAGGGGAGATCAAGTGCGACTGGCGCGCGGGAGACGAACCCAGTACCCCTGTACCTAATAACAACCAACGACCTTCTAGATGGG GTCTAAAACCAGGGCAGGTGAACATAGTGCTGACGGGTGGGGATGACTACCCGCCGCGCAATGAGGAGCCGGTCTACCAGATACAGACCATTGCTAACAGGAGCGAGAACAACAGCTCGGG TAGCTACGATGAAGCATACGAAGACATGTACGGTGCGTCCGACAGGTTGCAGTACGGAGATTGTTTCAACACGGACATCGAACCCCAACCCGCCGAGGAGAGCAACGAGCCTATTAAACACAAGAGCAGCCTGGATGACAGGATAGATCAAGCTTTGAGAACTACAG TGCTCGGTGAAGTGGCCAAGGAGGCTGAGGAGGACGGAGACAAGGACGGCCCGGAGAAAGGAATCCTAGTCAC TAAAGCGGAAAACCGTGGAGCTAAGCGAGTGAGCTTCGCGGACGGCTACAAGCCCGGCCAGGACTCGGACGTCGAAGAACCGCCTGTTAGGAAG aaGAAGAAGCCACGTCGCTTCGGCTGCGCATGGCCGTGTCCCGCGACTCACATCGACCACGTCCCACTGTGGGACGCCCTGCCCCCACCACCGCCACCACCCGGGTCGCCACCCCCCAACATACGACTAGCCATGCAGATGATGATACAAGCACCCATGCTACAGCAACAGAACATGATGCAACCTCCCATGATGCAACAAACACCAAACATGATGCAACAACCGCCTAACATGTTGCAGCAACCGCCGAACATGTTACAGCAACCTCCGAACATGTTGCAGCAACCGCCTCAGTTGTTGCAACAGCCTCCAAATATGTTGCAACAGCCGCCGCAAATGTTACAGCAGCCTCCGCAACTGTTGCAGCAACCTCCACAGATGTTGCAGCAACCGGGCGTCAAGCCTATGATGTCGGCACCATTCCCTATGCCTTCGAAATTAG ACCCCAGCGTATCGTTACCAA
- the LOC118280607 gene encoding uncharacterized protein LOC118280607 isoform X1 encodes MDCEGILKAGSESQDSDEPAPPGISKADFNKSDIGIPTSSTPKPSTSTIGFKLVPSQKGVENAKKRLRAFSIQKKSPMAPVPVPKAISGGNTTVFIGKLSHVKTTPKVEKPDDAEQKKPPKPPKPGQARKTMQDSYTELQKRTLHEIEDMKRKMELVDLGIPLGLICPSATNDKAMPTKAMPPIKTFLARGSGARAAPQSTTRRLLCNSNCITEHCLFNYPSKLDEIIREAKKAKAEGREFKFDYQKILPDYDNPFQRKKDEIEKVRKISEDRDRDRDIRKKLDKERDKSRRKSDKYDKDSRRHSSHRRDDKDKRKDDKDKYRDRDRDRDKSREKTEEKREDKKDERKEDRKDEKKEKEQTPVAKKKSDKPSEKDPKETDVNLSEYLVCDSWSLDNEDRPNFSPKTDDKLKNIPIPKEVKPKETTEAKKDTTDSPKTTPAKKIEKLQPVIDSFKFEIDPNDDELLDMFDESSDIEKFATKTRKKDDSSMFDSPIDMKIFDFDQSKGSDVLTDDTFLESVINEIKQENMSDEDSQDKGLVEYDSPSKESQSPRVERISITPELDERMFVNLQSSRSDYSDGYRSTESGYKSTESGYKSSASSKGDSYRASVEKELVGNFNKFTVDSLETWSFVLKICQPLLFRHDNTKCFRYTRTMPKIWYSEKAKICPCVKDREIVYNELETCKMNLVDRVYGCDQIPEVELPKSRTWYPRFANCLSESNALTPIVPASDWEADDSQNETPLVKDKRRSSTPQRSEEVYLDREYQRYVSSRFMEAVWPDVAESKAGTPRSTTPVRQENRKKKVEDKEGEAEDKKKAKKMKLSSEGWSQESDIEEEVEKSKKIKDKKIRKRKHSSSLSESDEAGKKKKKSMKKKQKDSSKAKTKLAKRRRLSKKYLKKLKEKQKKKKKNESEDEDEEKENKKKEKKLKRKKLQKKKKAQKKKKAKAKSSSSSSSSTTSSSSSDTDSEAEKRKKKKKNAELKKKKRKQSSSESTQSEELFDVNILNNIKTERLTDDEKKQSLVFSPRRQKPREIINVKELQNDFVGNNIHIKKEVEETRQEVVKMADIELEEKEFATESDSVIEPVVPEVTEVHEIKEEISFQEIPLPAPKQTEKQHTDHIADTHTDTTIQTHKDVIEPSTPTPTDLYDPTKPDTSPSPPDKESQESQEPLQPHVDQPLLEESNLSQSSQESTTSKDIPYEKDDSHLRPSSQNSNYSFNDVINASQHYQKDEEDKFQEYEQGNYEMYEQLAMAYQSDVAKQSTPSTGEDPFFASQRIETVVRARSRGEIKCDWRAGDEPSTPVPNNNQRPSRWGLKPGQVNIVLTGGDDYPPRNEEPVYQIQTIANRSENNSSGSYDEAYEDMYGASDRLQYGDCFNTDIEPQPAEESNEPIKHKSSLDDRIDQALRTTVLGEVAKEAEEDGDKDGPEKGILVTKAENRGAKRVSFADGYKPGQDSDVEEPPVRKKKKPRRFGCAWPCPATHIDHVPLWDALPPPPPPPGSPPPNIRLAMQMMIQAPMLQQQNMMQPPMMQQTPNMMQQPPNMLQQPPNMLQQPPNMLQQPPQLLQQPPNMLQQPPQMLQQPPQLLQQPPQMLQQPGVKPMMSAPFPMPSKLDPSVSLPNFLPPEPPPSLLTFPITSIKTNIN; translated from the exons ATGGATTGCGAAGGGATATTAAAGGCTGGATCGGAGTCCCAGGACTCTGATGAGCCGGCACCGCCAGGTATTTCCAAGGCCGACTTTAATAAG TCTGACATTGGAATACCAACATCCTCAACTCCGAAACCAAGTACGAGTACCATCGGCTTCAAGCTTGTCCCGTCGCAGAAAGGAGTAGAGAATGCCAAGAAGAGATTGAGAGCATTCTCCATACAGAAGAAGAGTCCTATGGCACCTGTTCCTGTACCCAAAGCCATTAGCGGTGGAA ATACAACAGTGTTCATCGGTAAACTAAGTCATGTGAAGACTACTCCGAAGGTGGAGAAGCCTGATGATGCAGAACAGAAGAAGCCGCCAAAGCCTCCGAAACCTGGACAGGCTAGGAAAACTATGCAAG ATTCCTACACAGAACTCCAAAAGCGTACATTACATGAGATAGAAGATATGAAGCGTAAAATGGAACTCGTAGACTTGGGTATTCCTCTGGGTCTGATCTGCCCTAGTGCTACCAACGATAAGGCTATGCCTACCAAAGCTATGCCGCCTATCAAGACATTTTTGg CACGCGGTAGCGGCGCACGCGCAGCTCCCCAGTCGACGACGCGACGGTTGTTATGCAACAGTAACTGCATTACAGAACACTGCTTGTTTAact ATCCGTCTAAATTAGATGAAATTATTAGAGAAGCTAAAAAAGCCAAAGCTGAAGGCAGAGAGTTCAAATTTGATTACCAAAAGATATTACCAGATTACGACAACCCTTTCCAACGTAAAAAAGatgaaattgaaaaagttaGAAAGATAAGTGAAGATAgggatagagatagagatataAGGAAAAAGTTAGATAAGGAAAGAGATAAGAGTAGGAGAAAGAGTGATAAGTATGATAAAGATTCTAGAAGACATTCAAGTCATAGAAGAGATGATAAAGATAAGAGAAAAGATGACAAAGATAAATATAGAGATAgggatagagatagagataaaTCAAGAGAAAAAACTGAAGAAAAGAGAGAGGACAAGAAAGATGAAAGGAAAGAAGATAGGAAAGATGAGAAAAAAGAGAAAGAACAAACTCCAGTAGCTAAGAAGAAATCAGACAAACCTTCTGAAAAAGACCCAAAAGAAACTGATGTGAATCTGAGTGAATATCTGGTTTGTGATAGTTGGTCCTTAGACAACGAAGACAGGCCAAATTTCAGTCCAAAAACAGATGACAAACTCAAAAACATACCAATACCGAAAGAAGTAAAACCTAAAGAAACAACAGAAGCTAAAAAAGATACAACAGACAGTCCAAAAACGACTCCAGCTAAAAAAATCGAGAAGCTACAACCAGTAATCGATTCGTTTAAATTCGAAATCGATCCAAACGATGACGAGTTACTCGATATGTTCGATGAGAGTTCGGATATCGAGAAATTCGCAACAAAAACTCGTAAGAAGGATGATAGTAGTATGTTTGATTCTCCGATAGACATGAAGATATTTGATTTCGATCAGAGTAAAGGATCTGACGTGTTAACAGATGATACGTTTTTAGAATCAGTCATAAATGAGATTAAACAAGAGAATATGAGTGACGAAGACAGTCAGGACAAAGGTTTAGTAGAGTATGACTCTCCTTCGAAAGAGAGTCAGAGTCCTAGAGTAGAGAGAATCTCTATAACTCCAGAATTAGATGAGAGGATGTTTGTGAATCTCCAGTCTAGTAGGAGTGATTATTCCGACGGGTATCGGTCTACTGAAAGTGGGTATAAGTCTACTGAGTCTGGGTATAAGTCCAGTGCCAGTAGCAAAGGGGATAGCTACCGGGCGTCCGTTGAAAAAGAGTTAGTGGGCAACTTCAATAAGTTCACCGTTGATTCGCTGGAGACTTGGAGTTTTGTGCTGAAGATCTGTCAGCCGTTGCTGTTCAGACATGATAATACTAAGTGTTTTAG gTACACACGCACTATGCCCAAAATCTGGTATTCAGAGAAGGCCAAAATATGTCCGTGCGTGAAGGACCGTGAGATTGTCTACAACGAACTTGAGACGTGTAAGATGAATCTGGTCGACCGAGTCTATGGATGTGACca GATACCAGAAGTGGAGCTCCCCAAATCGAGGACTTGGTACCCACGTTTCGCGAACTGTCTCTCCGAATCCAATGCCCTCACTCCCATAGTCCCGGCGAGCGACTGGGAGGCAGACGACAGTCAGAACGAAACTCCTCTTGTCAAG GACAAGAGGAGGTCAAGCACTCCTCAACGAAGCGAGGAGGTATACCTGGATAGAGAGTATCAGAGGTATGTCAGCAGTAG GTTCATGGAAGCCGTATGGCCAGATGTAGCAGAGTCCAAAGCTGGTACTCCCAGAAGTACGACGCCAGTCAGACAGGAGAACAGAAAGAAGAAAGTGGAAGATAAAGAAGGCGAGGCAGAAGACAAGAAGAAAGCTAAGAAGATGAAGTTGAGTAGTGAAGGGTGGAGTCAGGAGTCGGATATTGAAGAGGAGGTGGAGAAAAG CAAAAAGATTAAAGATAAGAAAATACGCAAGAGGAAGCACTCGTCTTCACTGTCTGAGAGCGATGAGGCTGgcaagaagaaaaagaagtcTATGAAGAAGAAACAGAag GATAGCtcaaaagcaaaaacaaaattagcGAAACGTCGACGGCTaagtaagaaatatttaaagaagttgaaggaaaaacagaagaaaaagaagaagaatgaGTCAGAAGATGAGGACGAAGAAAAAG aaaacaaaaagaaagagAAGAAATTGAAAAGGAAGAAActacaaaagaaaaagaaagctCAAAAGAAGAAAAAGGCGAAAGCTAAGTCTTCTAGCAGTTCGTCATCCTCTACAACATCCAGTAGCTCTTCAGACACCGACTCCGAAGCAGAGAagagaaagaagaaaaagaaaaatgcagAACTAAAAAAGAAGAAACGGAAACAGTCTTCTTCTGAGTCCACTCAAAGCGAAGAGTTATTCGACGTCAATATACTGAATAATATCAAAACGGAACGATTGACGGACGATGAGAAAAAACAATCGTTAGTCTTCTCCCCAAGAAGACAGAAACCGAGAGAGATAATCAACGTGAAAGAATTACAAAATGATTTTGTAGgtaacaatatacatattaaaaaagaagTAGAAGAGACTAGACAAGAGGTAGTTAAAATGGCGGACATAGAGTTGGAAGAGAAGGAGTTTGCGACGGAATCTGACTCGGTAATCGAACCCGTTGTACCTGAGGTCACTGAAGTACATGAGATTAAAGAGGAGATCTCTTTCCAG GAGATCCCGTTGCCCGCGCCAAAACAAACAGAGAAACAGCATACAGATCACATTGCCGACACACACACGGATACGACGATACAGACACataaa GACGTAATCGAACCTAGTACCCCGACTCCGACAGACTTATACGACCCTACTAAACCCGACACATCACCGTCACCGCCAGATAAA GAATCCCAAGAAAGCCAAGAACCGCTACAACCTCACGTGGACCAACCACTACTCGAAGAGTCCAACCTATCCCAATCCTCACAAGAGTCCACGACCAGCAAAGACATTCCTTACGAAAAGGACGACAGCCACCTTCGACCCTCATCACAGAACTCCAATTATAGCTTCAATGACGTCATCAACGCCAGTCAGCATTACCAGAAAGATGAGGAAGACAAATTCCAGGAGTATGAGCAAGGGAACTATGAGATGTATGAACAGCTCGCTATGGCTTACCAAAGTGATGTCGCTAAACAG TCGACACCATCAACCGGTGAGGATCCATTCTTCGCATCCCAGCGTATTGAGACAGTGGTACGGGCGCGGTCGCGAGGGGAGATCAAGTGCGACTGGCGCGCGGGAGACGAACCCAGTACCCCTGTACCTAATAACAACCAACGACCTTCTAGATGGG GTCTAAAACCAGGGCAGGTGAACATAGTGCTGACGGGTGGGGATGACTACCCGCCGCGCAATGAGGAGCCGGTCTACCAGATACAGACCATTGCTAACAGGAGCGAGAACAACAGCTCGGG TAGCTACGATGAAGCATACGAAGACATGTACGGTGCGTCCGACAGGTTGCAGTACGGAGATTGTTTCAACACGGACATCGAACCCCAACCCGCCGAGGAGAGCAACGAGCCTATTAAACACAAGAGCAGCCTGGATGACAGGATAGATCAAGCTTTGAGAACTACAG TGCTCGGTGAAGTGGCCAAGGAGGCTGAGGAGGACGGAGACAAGGACGGCCCGGAGAAAGGAATCCTAGTCAC TAAAGCGGAAAACCGTGGAGCTAAGCGAGTGAGCTTCGCGGACGGCTACAAGCCCGGCCAGGACTCGGACGTCGAAGAACCGCCTGTTAGGAAG aaGAAGAAGCCACGTCGCTTCGGCTGCGCATGGCCGTGTCCCGCGACTCACATCGACCACGTCCCACTGTGGGACGCCCTGCCCCCACCACCGCCACCACCCGGGTCGCCACCCCCCAACATACGACTAGCCATGCAGATGATGATACAAGCACCCATGCTACAGCAACAGAACATGATGCAACCTCCCATGATGCAACAAACACCAAACATGATGCAACAACCGCCTAACATGTTGCAGCAACCGCCGAACATGTTACAGCAACCTCCGAACATGTTGCAGCAACCGCCTCAGTTGTTGCAACAGCCTCCAAATATGTTGCAACAGCCGCCGCAAATGTTACAGCAGCCTCCGCAACTGTTGCAGCAACCTCCACAGATGTTGCAGCAACCGGGCGTCAAGCCTATGATGTCGGCACCATTCCCTATGCCTTCGAAATTAG ACCCCAGCGTATCGTTACCAA